A single region of the Lysinibacillus sp. B2A1 genome encodes:
- a CDS encoding serine kinase: MGQMDFLDLDAVLSNFHQAAHDALKEFSCLADASCKMIDYSENSTYLVEDVQGKKYILRISRPNYHKKEEIEAEIAWLNSLHEQSPIDVSLPIRADDGDYVHAHKLNDTIYYSTLFTFLEGNAPDENKEEDLIQQFETLGTITAMFHKHTIEQHEYYKDFKRMTWDYDTILGDSPKWARWQDGLGMTPSRLALYEEASLIIKKKLEVFGKSRTRFGLIHSDLRLANLLICGDEIKVIDFDDCGFGWFLYDLATSVSFIEHMPYLDDLIASWLKGYSKIRTLTDDEIEMIPTFILMRRLQLISWIGSRDNETTRLLGENYTVQSDALVNAYLEKSRVL, encoded by the coding sequence ATGGGACAAATGGATTTCTTAGATTTAGATGCTGTACTATCTAATTTTCATCAAGCAGCACATGATGCCTTGAAGGAATTCAGCTGTTTAGCAGATGCATCTTGTAAAATGATTGACTATTCCGAAAATTCTACATATTTAGTAGAGGATGTTCAAGGTAAAAAGTATATTTTGAGAATCAGTAGACCGAATTACCATAAGAAAGAAGAGATAGAAGCGGAGATTGCTTGGTTAAACTCATTACACGAGCAATCTCCAATCGATGTATCATTACCAATCCGAGCAGATGACGGTGACTACGTGCATGCTCATAAATTAAATGACACCATCTATTATAGCACATTATTTACATTTTTGGAGGGAAATGCGCCCGATGAAAATAAAGAAGAAGATTTGATTCAACAATTTGAAACATTAGGAACGATAACAGCAATGTTCCATAAACATACAATTGAACAGCATGAGTATTATAAAGACTTCAAACGCATGACATGGGATTATGACACGATTTTAGGGGACTCACCAAAATGGGCTAGGTGGCAGGATGGACTTGGTATGACACCGTCACGTTTAGCTTTATATGAAGAAGCATCTCTCATTATTAAAAAGAAGTTAGAAGTATTCGGCAAAAGCAGGACAAGATTTGGACTTATACATTCAGATCTACGCCTAGCCAATTTATTAATTTGCGGAGATGAAATAAAAGTTATTGATTTCGACGACTGTGGCTTTGGTTGGTTTTTATATGATTTAGCCACGTCAGTAAGCTTTATAGAGCATATGCCTTACTTGGATGATTTAATTGCTTCTTGGTTAAAAGGTTATAGCAAAATAAGAACCTTAACGGATGACGAAATTGAAATGATTCCAACATTTATTTTAATGAGAAGACTACAGCTTATTTCTTGGATAGGTAGCCGCGATAATGAAACAACAAGATTACTAGGTGAAAACTATACAGTGCAGAGTGATGCTTTAGTGAATGCATATTTGGAAAAAAGTAGAGTACTGTAA
- a CDS encoding aspartate aminotransferase family protein, with protein sequence MDYFANKQATLQKSIDWWNPGKTKQWQVDGVDLVIGKREGYYFYDVDGKKLMNAHLNGGTYNLGHRNPEVIAALIEGTNYFDIGNHHFPSTARAQLAEKLAACTPDGLKYTIFSSGGSEAIDVALKCARYATKRKKTISIKNGYHGHSGLAVSLGNERYSKPFLSEGDPGEFAHVPFNDLAAMERELSKGDVASVIIETIPATYGFPLPNANYLSGVKALCERYGALYIADEVQTGLMRTGKLWGIEHYGVKPDILVTAKGLSGGIYPIAATVVNERAGGWMVEDGLAHISTFGGAELGCVVAMKVLEISQRPEVVKNVEYVARYLRSGLERIQQQYPDFFVGIRQLGVVMGLEFNHPEGAKHVMSSLYKHGVWAIYSMLDTRVLQFKPGLLCDKAYCDELLEKCEAGIKEAAQLVKFARY encoded by the coding sequence ATGGATTATTTTGCGAATAAACAAGCAACCTTACAAAAATCAATTGACTGGTGGAATCCAGGGAAAACAAAGCAATGGCAAGTAGATGGCGTTGATCTCGTCATCGGAAAAAGAGAAGGTTATTACTTTTATGATGTAGATGGCAAAAAATTAATGAATGCCCATTTAAATGGTGGAACTTATAATTTAGGTCATCGTAATCCAGAAGTCATCGCAGCATTAATTGAAGGAACAAATTATTTTGATATTGGTAATCATCATTTTCCTTCTACAGCTCGTGCACAACTAGCTGAAAAATTAGCTGCCTGTACACCAGATGGGTTAAAATATACGATTTTCTCAAGTGGTGGGAGTGAAGCAATTGATGTTGCCCTAAAATGTGCCCGCTATGCCACAAAACGTAAAAAAACCATTTCGATTAAAAATGGCTATCATGGACATAGTGGTTTAGCTGTGTCGTTAGGAAATGAACGCTATTCTAAGCCGTTTTTAAGTGAAGGAGATCCAGGTGAATTTGCACATGTTCCATTTAATGATTTAGCAGCGATGGAGCGAGAGCTGTCCAAAGGGGATGTCGCAAGCGTTATTATCGAAACAATCCCAGCAACATATGGTTTCCCATTACCGAATGCTAATTATTTATCAGGGGTGAAGGCATTATGTGAGCGCTACGGTGCACTATATATTGCAGACGAAGTGCAAACTGGGTTAATGAGAACTGGGAAGCTATGGGGTATTGAACATTATGGTGTGAAGCCAGATATTCTTGTGACTGCGAAAGGTTTAAGTGGAGGTATTTATCCAATTGCGGCTACTGTTGTGAATGAGCGAGCTGGCGGTTGGATGGTAGAAGATGGACTAGCCCATATTTCTACTTTCGGCGGTGCTGAGCTAGGATGTGTTGTTGCCATGAAAGTATTAGAAATTTCTCAACGACCAGAAGTGGTCAAAAATGTGGAATATGTGGCACGTTATCTGCGTTCAGGCTTAGAGCGTATCCAACAGCAATACCCAGATTTCTTTGTTGGCATTCGTCAATTAGGGGTTGTCATGGGATTAGAGTTTAATCATCCTGAAGGGGCAAAGCATGTAATGAGCTCCTTGTACAAGCATGGGGTGTGGGCAATTTATTCAATGCTTGATACACGAGTTCTTCAATTTAAACCAGGCTTATTATGCGATAAAGCATACTGTGATGAGTTACTTGAAAAATGTGAAGCAGGTATTAAAGAGGCTGCACAGCTTGTAAAGTTTGCTCGTTATTGA